One genomic segment of Bacteroidales bacterium includes these proteins:
- a CDS encoding restriction endonuclease has translation MAKKNQSKRLTKQHKESKGVTGIFGDEAKLHDMTVKEISHVVIAQLEREFPQLSFRYRTSIKKEEINEALKKVDVELGQTLFVSNSSIIPDGGIIEVKDDSGNWRVILVSEAKHQGKDIENIKKGKLVGKNNNQDLMAAGNAIERSHKNISEIANFMLSESHFPYVLFLEGSNFLTETISIKRPDGRVVTLEYNSSMLNRLDRLTSANYGMPINTNLCKNKFVKHKDKTIMLQATSIYTQGNGDKWDGKKMFEIMFEISKTSLQILGSEIFNQITKK, from the coding sequence ATGGCTAAAAAGAATCAATCTAAAAGATTAACTAAACAGCATAAAGAGTCTAAGGGTGTAACTGGTATATTTGGAGATGAAGCAAAATTACATGATATGACTGTTAAAGAAATTTCACATGTTGTTATAGCTCAACTTGAAAGAGAATTTCCTCAATTATCTTTTAGATACAGAACTAGCATAAAAAAAGAAGAAATAAATGAAGCATTAAAAAAGGTTGATGTAGAATTAGGGCAAACTCTTTTTGTTTCCAATTCAAGTATTATTCCTGATGGTGGTATAATAGAGGTGAAAGACGATAGTGGGAATTGGAGAGTAATTTTAGTGTCGGAAGCTAAACATCAAGGGAAAGACATTGAAAATATTAAAAAAGGTAAACTGGTAGGAAAGAATAACAATCAAGACTTAATGGCTGCTGGTAATGCAATAGAAAGATCTCATAAAAATATATCTGAAATTGCCAATTTTATGTTATCAGAATCTCATTTTCCTTATGTCTTATTTCTTGAAGGTTCAAATTTTTTAACAGAAACAATTTCTATTAAAAGACCTGATGGCAGAGTTGTAACATTGGAATATAATTCAAGTATGCTGAATAGATTGGATAGATTGACTTCTGCAAATTATGGAATGCCAATTAATACGAATTTGTGTAAAAATAAGTTTGTTAAGCATAAAGATAAAACAATAATGTTACAAGCAACTTCTATTTACACACAAGGGAATGGCGATAAATGGGATGGTAAGAAAATGTTTGAAATTATGTTTGAAATATCCAAAACATCTCTTCAAATATTAGGCAGTGAAATATTTAATCAGATAACCAAAAAATAA
- a CDS encoding adenosine deaminase: MARNATNELLQNAKKSKSDEFYTQLSDIESELQHYKSHFKDKVVYCNCDDPRFSNFFNYFVSNFKELGLKKLIASCYRKQERDLFNMIEDEKGFFFEYTGKKGEKNKPDSNDLIYFNGDGDFRSSESIELLKQSDIVVTNPPFSLFREYVAQLVKYEKKFLIIGNINAITYKEIFKLIKENKAWLGINLGRGISGFIVPEHYELYGTEARIDSFGNRIVSPNNCLWLTNLDTFKRHEDIILTKRYFGNETKYQKYDNYDGINVNKTQDIPLDFKGVMGVPITFLHKLNPDQFEIIKFRKGNNEKDLSINGKCPYFRILIKNKRIQTKLLENE, encoded by the coding sequence ATGGCAAGAAATGCAACAAATGAATTATTACAAAATGCTAAAAAATCAAAAAGTGATGAATTTTATACGCAACTTTCAGATATAGAAAGTGAATTGCAACATTATAAAAGTCATTTTAAAGATAAGGTAGTTTATTGCAATTGCGATGATCCAAGATTTAGTAATTTTTTTAATTATTTTGTTTCAAATTTCAAAGAGTTAGGACTCAAAAAACTAATAGCTTCTTGTTATCGAAAGCAAGAAAGAGATTTGTTTAATATGATAGAAGATGAAAAAGGTTTTTTCTTTGAATATACTGGTAAGAAGGGTGAAAAAAACAAACCAGATTCAAATGACCTTATTTACTTTAATGGTGATGGGGATTTTCGTAGTTCAGAAAGCATAGAATTATTAAAGCAATCAGATATTGTTGTTACTAACCCTCCTTTTTCATTATTCAGGGAGTATGTAGCTCAATTAGTTAAATATGAGAAGAAGTTTTTAATAATTGGCAATATTAATGCAATAACTTATAAAGAGATATTTAAGCTAATTAAAGAAAATAAAGCGTGGTTGGGAATAAATCTTGGCAGAGGTATTTCGGGTTTCATTGTTCCTGAACATTATGAACTTTATGGAACAGAGGCTCGAATTGATAGTTTTGGTAATAGAATTGTGTCGCCGAATAATTGTCTATGGTTGACAAACTTAGATACTTTTAAACGTCATGAAGATATTATTCTTACAAAAAGATATTTTGGTAACGAAACTAAATATCAGAAATACGATAATTATGATGGGATAAATGTAAATAAGACACAAGATATTCCATTAGATTTCAAGGGGGTTATGGGTGTGCCAATAACATTTTTGCATAAATTAAATCCTGACCAATTTGAAATAATAAAGTTTAGAAAAGGGAATAATGAAAAAGATTTATCAATAAATGGGAAGTGTCCATATTTTAGAATACTAATTAAAAATAAACGAATACAAACTAAATTATTAGAAAATGAATGA
- a CDS encoding noncanonical pyrimidine nucleotidase, YjjG family gives MKKYSHIIFDLDRTLWDFDGVSCEIISELFSEYVKPVTSFSFEYFYDKYLIINSGLWDLYRNNEIKKELLRVKRFSLTLEELGINRPWIANKMAEEYVEKTAIRIRLFPETKPIIDYLKGKSYVLSIMTNGFKEVQYPKIKRSGLEPFFDYIFISEEIGFNKPDIRIFEYALNKMKISADKAIFVGDDYEVDILGAANAGIDQVYFNPNIDSCKNKKDATFNICSLLEMKSFL, from the coding sequence ATGAAAAAATACTCGCATATTATTTTTGACCTTGATAGGACTTTGTGGGATTTTGATGGCGTTTCGTGTGAAATAATTTCTGAATTATTTTCAGAATATGTTAAACCGGTTACATCTTTTTCATTTGAATATTTTTATGATAAATATTTAATCATAAATTCAGGATTATGGGATTTGTACCGTAATAATGAAATAAAAAAAGAGCTGTTGAGAGTAAAAAGATTTTCGCTCACGCTTGAAGAATTAGGAATAAATCGCCCTTGGATAGCTAATAAAATGGCTGAAGAGTATGTTGAAAAAACAGCAATAAGAATAAGATTGTTTCCGGAAACCAAGCCAATAATTGATTATCTTAAAGGGAAAAGCTATGTTTTGTCAATAATGACTAATGGTTTTAAAGAAGTGCAATATCCAAAAATAAAGCGTAGTGGACTGGAGCCGTTTTTTGACTATATCTTTATTTCAGAAGAAATAGGATTTAACAAACCCGATATTCGCATTTTTGAATATGCGCTGAATAAGATGAAAATCTCTGCCGACAAAGCTATTTTTGTAGGAGACGATTATGAAGTAGATATTCTTGGTGCCGCAAATGCTGGTATAGACCAAGTTTATTTCAATCCAAATATAGATAGCTGTAAAAATAAAAAAGACGCTACATTTAATATTTGCTCATTATTGGAAATGAAAAGTTTTCTTTAA